From Variimorphobacter saccharofermentans, one genomic window encodes:
- a CDS encoding LacI family DNA-binding transcriptional regulator: protein MVTLKEIAQMCGVSPSTISNILNGKPKVSEETKQRVLEVVKQTGYQPNYFAQGMRKQKTRTIGIIVEDLCEFSTPPIVEAIMAYSEENNYRAVLLNMRLYDKWQDTWYNDEKKLQSALKPAIQELLSIKVDGIIYVAGHCRVINCFADDFKIPAIVVYAISRSPKFTSVVIDDEKGGYDMTRYLISMGHRRIGVIAGAADNLHTQKRSRGFQKALFEEQILFNPDWVRFGDWKRSSGYRQTEKLVKEGVTAIFCMNDTMAAGCYDYLYEHGIVVGKDISVVGYDNKEISEYLRPHLTTNDLRLSIVGKNSAEILIKHIENEGMEIKSSNVIKIPCRMITRNSVARI from the coding sequence TTGGTAACCTTAAAAGAAATCGCACAAATGTGTGGAGTTTCCCCATCAACTATATCAAATATATTAAATGGAAAACCAAAGGTTAGCGAGGAAACGAAACAGAGAGTGCTAGAAGTTGTAAAACAAACAGGATATCAGCCAAATTATTTCGCTCAGGGTATGCGTAAGCAAAAAACCAGAACAATTGGTATTATTGTAGAGGACCTGTGCGAGTTCAGTACACCGCCCATTGTTGAGGCTATCATGGCATATAGCGAGGAAAACAACTACCGCGCTGTATTGTTAAATATGCGATTATATGACAAATGGCAGGATACCTGGTACAATGATGAGAAAAAACTACAATCGGCATTAAAACCGGCTATACAGGAATTACTATCAATTAAAGTGGATGGTATCATATATGTTGCGGGTCACTGTAGAGTCATTAATTGCTTTGCGGATGATTTTAAGATTCCTGCTATAGTGGTCTATGCTATATCACGATCTCCCAAATTTACATCGGTTGTCATCGATGATGAAAAGGGCGGATATGACATGACCAGATACTTAATTTCTATGGGACATCGTAGAATTGGTGTGATTGCTGGTGCAGCAGATAATCTTCATACACAAAAACGTAGCAGGGGCTTCCAGAAGGCTCTTTTTGAGGAACAGATTTTGTTCAATCCTGATTGGGTCAGATTTGGTGATTGGAAACGATCATCGGGTTACAGGCAGACAGAAAAGCTTGTAAAAGAAGGTGTTACAGCGATTTTCTGTATGAATGATACGATGGCAGCTGGTTGTTATGATTATCTCTATGAGCATGGAATTGTAGTTGGTAAGGATATTTCAGTAGTAGGGTATGATAATAAAGAAATATCGGAATACCTGAGACCTCATCTTACAACGAATGATCTGAGACTGTCCATCGTTGGAAAGAACTCGGCAGAAATACTGATAAAGCATATTGAAAATGAAGGCATGGAAATAAAATCCTCGAATGTGATTAAAATACCTTGTCGCATGATTACTCGTAATTCCGTAGCAAGAATTTAA
- a CDS encoding glycoside hydrolase family 31 protein, whose translation MLVADKRAEKKINRVERIEDALILYSGDGMIKLQPKSEGIIRVIYTKKDKFSDIIKPGVICTEGFGQWDFKEAEDEIQLNTDKLSLRIRKETASIGYYNNKGELLLKERDYESKNLEEFDSFQPVMDEKVEIERIDTPDGTKEIIKNGTHIFDQKLYKTRLYLEWQEDEALYGLGQNEVGQLNLRGTTVYLHQANMKIAIPLLVSSLGYGILVDTYSPMIFSDSKMGSYLYTEADLEMDFYFIYGNNIDGVIQGYRYLTGKAVMLPKWAFGFIQSQERYETGQELIDIVKEHRKRKIGLDGIVLDWCSWEGTLWGQKTFDPMRFPNPEAMMNELHGNHANLMVSIWPNMSKECDNYKEFKASRFLLGASSIYDSYQEDGRKLYWKQVMDGLFRYGIDAWWCDSSEPFTPEWNHIGKPEPSTMYHEYFETTCKYIPAWLTNSYGLYHARTLYEGQRGTTKEKRVINLTRSGYTGQQRYGTILWSGDISASWNTLKSQITAGLNFCASGLPYWTLDIGAFFVRKGTQWFWDGDYDQGYDDLGYRELFTRWYQLGCFLPIFRSHGTDFRRELWNFGDQGDVFYEALIKMNQIRYQLMPYIYTMAAKVWLEDYTILRMLAFDFAFDPIAREIDDQFMFGNNIMVCPVTVPMYYEKNSLPLEEVEKVRKVYLPEGTGWFNFWTERYYEGGQFITTEAPIDKIPLFVKAGSILPMTQFMNYTDELPDAPIEVRVYPGMDTEFDLYEDEGNRYCYEEGEYALTKMVWCNHERKLDIQPPVGIYQCMQKDREYHIRVINSYQY comes from the coding sequence ATGTTAGTAGCGGACAAAAGAGCTGAGAAGAAGATTAACAGGGTAGAGAGAATAGAGGATGCCCTTATATTATATTCCGGTGATGGTATGATAAAGCTCCAGCCAAAGTCTGAAGGAATCATACGAGTGATATATACGAAGAAGGATAAATTCTCTGATATTATTAAGCCTGGTGTTATTTGCACAGAAGGCTTTGGTCAGTGGGACTTTAAGGAAGCAGAGGATGAGATACAGCTCAATACAGATAAGCTGAGTCTCAGAATTAGGAAAGAAACAGCATCCATAGGTTATTATAACAATAAAGGTGAATTGCTATTAAAAGAACGGGATTATGAAAGCAAGAATCTGGAAGAGTTTGATTCTTTTCAGCCGGTTATGGATGAGAAAGTGGAAATAGAGCGAATTGATACTCCTGACGGTACCAAAGAAATAATAAAGAATGGTACCCATATCTTTGATCAAAAGTTATATAAAACAAGGTTATATTTGGAGTGGCAGGAGGATGAAGCTCTATACGGATTAGGACAGAATGAAGTTGGGCAATTGAACCTGAGAGGGACAACGGTTTATTTGCATCAGGCTAATATGAAAATTGCAATTCCGCTTCTGGTATCCAGTCTTGGCTATGGTATTTTGGTAGATACTTACAGCCCTATGATCTTTAGTGATAGTAAAATGGGTTCCTATCTCTATACAGAAGCAGACTTGGAGATGGATTTCTATTTTATCTATGGCAACAATATAGATGGAGTCATACAGGGCTATCGTTATCTTACCGGGAAAGCAGTGATGCTGCCGAAATGGGCTTTTGGATTTATACAATCCCAGGAACGATACGAGACAGGGCAGGAGTTAATCGACATTGTTAAGGAACACAGAAAAAGAAAGATTGGCCTAGATGGTATTGTTTTGGACTGGTGTTCTTGGGAAGGTACATTATGGGGGCAAAAAACCTTTGACCCTATGAGATTCCCGAATCCTGAGGCAATGATGAATGAGCTTCACGGTAATCATGCGAATTTGATGGTTTCTATCTGGCCCAATATGAGTAAGGAATGTGATAATTATAAGGAGTTTAAAGCTTCTAGGTTTCTCCTGGGAGCAAGCAGTATTTACGATTCGTATCAGGAAGATGGTCGGAAGCTCTATTGGAAACAGGTTATGGATGGATTGTTCCGATATGGGATCGATGCATGGTGGTGTGATTCCAGCGAACCCTTTACACCGGAATGGAATCATATAGGAAAACCGGAGCCGAGTACGATGTATCATGAGTATTTTGAGACGACCTGCAAATACATTCCGGCTTGGCTAACGAATTCCTATGGATTATATCATGCAAGGACATTGTATGAAGGGCAGCGGGGAACTACAAAAGAAAAAAGAGTGATTAACCTGACAAGGAGTGGTTATACCGGGCAGCAACGATATGGCACAATTCTATGGTCTGGTGATATCTCAGCCAGTTGGAATACCTTAAAAAGTCAGATAACAGCGGGTTTGAATTTCTGTGCCAGTGGATTGCCATACTGGACGTTGGATATTGGAGCATTCTTTGTAAGAAAAGGAACGCAGTGGTTCTGGGATGGTGATTATGACCAGGGCTATGACGATCTTGGCTACCGTGAACTATTTACCAGATGGTATCAGCTTGGTTGCTTTTTACCGATATTCCGAAGTCATGGAACGGATTTTAGGAGGGAACTGTGGAATTTCGGTGATCAGGGCGATGTTTTCTATGAAGCATTGATCAAGATGAATCAGATAAGATACCAATTAATGCCGTATATCTATACCATGGCAGCAAAGGTATGGTTGGAGGATTATACAATACTTCGAATGTTAGCTTTTGATTTTGCATTCGACCCTATCGCAAGAGAAATAGACGACCAGTTCATGTTTGGTAACAATATCATGGTCTGCCCTGTAACCGTTCCGATGTATTATGAGAAGAATTCGTTACCGCTGGAAGAAGTTGAAAAAGTAAGAAAGGTTTATTTACCGGAGGGAACGGGATGGTTCAATTTTTGGACGGAGAGATATTACGAGGGCGGTCAATTTATAACCACAGAGGCGCCAATTGATAAGATACCTCTATTTGTGAAGGCGGGCAGTATATTGCCAATGACACAATTTATGAATTACACGGATGAGCTGCCGGATGCACCCATTGAGGTCAGGGTTTATCCGGGTATGGATACAGAATTTGACCTTTATGAGGATGAAGGCAATAGATACTGTTATGAAGAAGGAGAGTATGCACTAACGAAAATGGTATGGTGCAATCATGAAAGGAAATTGGATATCCAGCCGCCAGTCGGGATATATCAGTGTATGCAGAAAGACAGAGAATACCATATTAGGGTAATTAATTCATATCAATACTAA
- a CDS encoding aldo/keto reductase, with translation MSNVINIDAVPRYRLYTGVSIPMMGIGTFGSDKYSAEQVSEAVYGAIKAGYRLIDCAAVYQNEDKIGLVLKRVQQEKIVTREELFITSKVWNDKHDDVIEACKKSLRDLQLDYLDLYLIHWPFPNYHAPGCDGNSRNPNSKPFSIDEFINTWRQCEELVNMGLVKHIGMSNMTIPKLEAVLGLCHIRPAAIEMELHPSFQQQELYDYVVSHQMAPIAYCPIGSPSRPDRDRTKDDIVDMEMPEIVAIANAHGVHPAIICLKWAVQRGQIPIPFSVKEEQYINNLKCCTEDPLTEEEMELIRRADKNCRLIKGQVFLWPHSKGWEDLWDIKGVITK, from the coding sequence ATGAGTAATGTAATTAATATAGATGCCGTACCTCGTTATAGGCTATATACAGGGGTAAGTATTCCAATGATGGGAATAGGTACCTTTGGCTCGGATAAATATAGTGCAGAACAGGTATCTGAGGCAGTATATGGTGCAATCAAGGCAGGCTATCGACTAATAGATTGCGCTGCGGTATATCAGAATGAAGATAAAATCGGTTTGGTTCTAAAACGTGTTCAACAAGAAAAAATCGTAACACGGGAAGAACTTTTTATAACCTCAAAGGTATGGAATGATAAACATGATGATGTAATAGAAGCCTGCAAGAAGAGCCTTAGGGATTTGCAATTGGACTACCTTGATTTGTATTTGATACATTGGCCCTTTCCTAACTATCATGCTCCGGGCTGTGACGGTAATTCCAGAAATCCTAATTCGAAGCCTTTCAGTATCGATGAATTCATTAATACCTGGAGGCAGTGTGAAGAATTAGTAAATATGGGGCTGGTAAAGCATATAGGTATGTCGAATATGACGATTCCGAAGCTTGAGGCTGTTCTGGGATTGTGTCATATCCGACCCGCTGCCATAGAGATGGAATTACATCCAAGCTTTCAACAGCAGGAATTATATGATTATGTGGTGTCTCATCAGATGGCTCCAATCGCCTATTGTCCAATCGGTTCGCCATCCCGTCCGGATAGAGATCGAACGAAAGATGATATAGTGGATATGGAGATGCCCGAAATTGTTGCAATCGCGAATGCACATGGAGTGCATCCGGCAATCATCTGTCTAAAGTGGGCAGTGCAAAGGGGACAGATACCAATTCCCTTTTCCGTGAAAGAAGAGCAGTACATTAATAATCTAAAATGCTGTACGGAGGACCCGTTAACTGAGGAAGAAATGGAACTTATTCGAAGAGCAGATAAGAATTGCCGACTGATTAAGGGGCAAGTGTTTTTGTGGCCGCACTCAAAGGGCTGGGAAGACCTATGGGATATCAAAGGAGTGATTACGAAATAA
- a CDS encoding zinc-dependent alcohol dehydrogenase family protein, whose amino-acid sequence MGITNGKMKGAILPGNSTVELKEFTIPKPGHGQVLIQTKATTICGSDIRCIYREHLGKGPEGYIPGMIAGHEPCGIIVEEGEGLKRFKEGDRVIVYHISGCGVCNDCRRGYYISCSSPHRAAYGWQRNGGMAPYILADEKDLIALPDELTYKDGAQVACGFGTVYEAIEKIGICGNDAVLVTGLGPVGLAALMVAKAMGANMLIGVEVNDYRIELAIKLGLADYVFKPSEDTLQKILAVTNGRGVERAIDASANDSGRQLAIRATREWGKIAFVGEGGTCNFNPSPDIIHGQKTIYGSWVTSLWRMEELVERLVRWNIHPEELITHEFPLEQAAEAYALMAEGNCGKVAVVFGDQNC is encoded by the coding sequence ATGGGAATTACGAATGGAAAAATGAAAGGGGCCATTCTTCCGGGCAATAGTACCGTTGAATTGAAAGAGTTTACGATTCCGAAGCCTGGGCATGGTCAGGTTTTGATTCAAACAAAAGCAACTACTATTTGTGGAAGTGACATTCGCTGTATTTATAGAGAACATCTTGGCAAAGGACCAGAAGGCTATATACCTGGAATGATAGCAGGGCATGAGCCTTGTGGAATTATTGTAGAAGAAGGAGAAGGTTTAAAAAGATTTAAGGAAGGCGACAGAGTAATCGTTTATCATATTTCCGGGTGTGGGGTATGTAATGACTGCAGAAGAGGATATTACATATCCTGCTCCAGCCCTCATCGTGCGGCCTATGGATGGCAGAGAAATGGAGGTATGGCTCCATATATTCTTGCAGATGAGAAGGACTTGATTGCTCTTCCTGATGAGCTAACGTATAAGGATGGTGCACAAGTAGCCTGTGGATTTGGGACAGTTTATGAAGCAATAGAGAAAATTGGTATTTGTGGTAATGATGCGGTTTTGGTTACTGGTCTCGGCCCTGTTGGTCTTGCGGCATTAATGGTTGCAAAGGCTATGGGTGCTAATATGTTAATCGGCGTTGAGGTGAATGATTATCGAATTGAACTGGCAATTAAGCTTGGCCTAGCAGATTATGTATTTAAACCCAGTGAGGATACTCTGCAGAAGATATTGGCTGTTACCAACGGACGCGGTGTTGAGCGTGCTATTGATGCAAGTGCAAATGATTCTGGTAGACAGCTTGCTATCCGAGCAACACGTGAATGGGGTAAAATAGCATTTGTAGGTGAGGGCGGAACCTGTAACTTTAATCCTAGTCCGGATATCATACATGGACAGAAAACGATATACGGCTCCTGGGTTACAAGTTTATGGAGAATGGAGGAGCTTGTTGAACGTCTGGTTCGCTGGAATATTCATCCGGAAGAATTGATCACCCATGAATTCCCACTAGAACAGGCAGCCGAAGCTTATGCGCTCATGGCAGAAGGAAACTGTGGCAAAGTGGCGGTCGTATTCGGTGATCAGAATTGCTAG
- a CDS encoding helix-turn-helix transcriptional regulator: MKTSYNNISVSFTMEYIKFNALHFVFERFLRSIPSHSHSDNSYEIHYIPFGHGKVRINQELYQVVPNTLYITGPFIEHEQIPDKDDPMAEYCIYFKIDKKKRDIKKKIDSSYMELFETTHFWFGQDQQNIHSIMQKIFSELELKYVGYMKQIEVLLQQLVISLIRNYVNPQEITTHNKFTDLSYSKYFIIEEYFLYEYKSLSLDTLSDRLGLSTRQTERLIIRHYGKTFLQKRTEAKMSAAAILLMDPNKRISEIASDLGYSSVEHFSTAFRRYYNTSAREYRKNSLNISAEQKNDI, from the coding sequence ATGAAAACTTCATATAACAATATAAGTGTTTCATTCACGATGGAGTATATTAAGTTTAATGCGCTTCATTTTGTCTTTGAGCGCTTCTTACGCTCCATTCCAAGTCATAGCCACAGCGATAACAGTTATGAAATACATTACATTCCGTTTGGTCATGGTAAAGTTCGAATCAACCAGGAGCTCTATCAGGTTGTACCTAATACCTTATATATAACCGGACCCTTTATTGAGCATGAGCAAATCCCTGATAAGGACGACCCCATGGCTGAATACTGTATTTATTTTAAGATTGATAAAAAGAAAAGGGATATTAAAAAGAAAATAGATAGTTCCTATATGGAGCTTTTTGAAACGACACATTTTTGGTTTGGACAGGACCAGCAGAATATCCATTCCATAATGCAGAAGATCTTCTCCGAGCTGGAGCTTAAATATGTGGGCTATATGAAGCAGATAGAAGTTCTGCTTCAACAGCTTGTAATAAGCTTAATACGTAATTATGTGAACCCACAGGAAATAACCACTCATAACAAATTTACCGATCTATCCTATAGTAAGTATTTTATCATTGAAGAGTATTTTCTATATGAGTACAAGAGCCTTTCATTGGATACATTATCCGACCGCCTTGGCCTGAGTACCAGACAAACGGAACGGCTAATCATCCGTCATTATGGCAAAACCTTTCTGCAGAAGAGGACAGAAGCCAAGATGTCGGCAGCAGCTATCCTATTAATGGATCCTAATAAGCGTATATCGGAAATCGCTTCTGATCTAGGATATTCTTCTGTTGAACATTTTTCAACTGCTTTTCGCAGATATTATAATACATCCGCTAGAGAATATCGCAAAAACAGTCTTAATATATCAGCGGAACAGAAAAATGATATATGA
- a CDS encoding glycoside hydrolase family 95 protein, with protein sequence MKRLWYRQPAKSWNEALPLGNGRLGAMVYGTAEQEHLQLNEDSVWYGKYVDRVNPDAKQNLDKVRKLIFDGKIPEAEELLLKAFAGTPNGMRGYQTLGDMRIQMNGLQGVEEYTRELSLDEAIHVVRFKDNNGCWYVRETMISEPDQVLIMHIEAEKQGMLNLDITLDRDMFFDELWAENNDTIAYQGSLGEGGFRFAAMCSAVATEGTVSTLGEHLLISNTKEATILLTAATTFRYNDILAICRDYLEKSKKKSYYELKRRHIKDYKSFYDRVELQLDYDTSLDELTTEERLKRISEEQEDNGLLATYFQYGRYLLISSSRQGTLPANLQGIWNQDMKAAWGSKFTININAEMNYWPAEITNLSELHEPLFYLLKKVYKTGKNTAEKMYNCRGFVAHHNTDIHGDSAPQDLWIPGSFWVMGGAWLCTHIWEHYLFIRDLDFLEEYYDILKEAVVFFEDFLVQHGDYLVTCPSVSPENTYILPDGTKGCVCAGAAMDSQILHDLFTIYCNAANVLDVDHDYVDVVEKMKQKLPPIKVGKHGQIMEWLEDYDEEEPGHRHISHLYALYPSSQITMDGNKALSEAAKKTLERRLAHGGGHTGWSLAWIINLYARLWDSENAKKSLIRLLSQSTLPNMLDNHPPFQIDGNFGGTAAIAEMLVQSNNGRVILAPALPKSWISGKVSGLCLRNGAEISLQWMNGNLTSATITARHDYNSKIYYGDKVWEVSLKKGETIVLIP encoded by the coding sequence ATGAAACGTTTATGGTATAGGCAACCTGCAAAATCATGGAATGAGGCGCTTCCGCTGGGTAATGGAAGACTTGGAGCAATGGTTTATGGTACCGCTGAGCAGGAACATTTGCAATTAAATGAAGATAGTGTCTGGTATGGTAAGTATGTGGATCGTGTGAATCCCGATGCAAAGCAAAATCTGGATAAAGTAAGAAAGTTGATTTTTGATGGAAAAATACCTGAGGCAGAGGAGTTGCTTTTAAAAGCCTTTGCTGGTACACCGAATGGAATGAGGGGCTATCAGACCTTGGGTGATATGAGAATTCAAATGAATGGATTGCAAGGTGTTGAGGAGTATACGAGAGAGCTATCCTTGGATGAGGCTATTCATGTAGTTCGTTTTAAAGATAATAACGGATGCTGGTATGTCAGAGAAACAATGATCAGTGAACCGGATCAGGTGCTTATTATGCATATAGAAGCAGAAAAGCAAGGGATGCTAAATCTGGATATCACATTGGACCGAGATATGTTTTTTGACGAGTTATGGGCTGAGAATAATGATACCATTGCATATCAGGGAAGCTTAGGAGAGGGTGGCTTTCGATTTGCTGCGATGTGTAGTGCAGTAGCAACAGAGGGTACGGTATCGACACTCGGAGAACATTTACTCATCAGTAATACGAAGGAAGCGACGATATTACTGACGGCAGCCACCACCTTTCGATATAATGACATTTTGGCTATCTGTAGAGATTACTTAGAAAAATCAAAGAAAAAGAGCTACTACGAACTAAAAAGAAGACATATTAAGGACTACAAGAGCTTCTATGATAGAGTGGAGCTGCAATTAGATTATGATACGAGTTTAGATGAGCTTACGACAGAAGAAAGATTGAAGCGTATCAGTGAAGAGCAAGAGGACAATGGTCTGCTGGCTACTTATTTTCAATATGGGCGTTATTTACTGATTTCTTCCAGCAGGCAAGGCACATTACCTGCTAATCTGCAGGGAATCTGGAATCAGGATATGAAAGCGGCCTGGGGTTCTAAGTTTACAATTAATATCAATGCGGAGATGAACTACTGGCCGGCTGAAATTACGAATCTGTCGGAACTTCATGAGCCGCTGTTCTATTTACTGAAGAAGGTATACAAGACCGGAAAAAATACCGCTGAGAAGATGTACAACTGCAGAGGGTTTGTTGCACATCACAATACGGATATCCATGGTGATTCCGCACCTCAGGATCTATGGATACCCGGCAGCTTCTGGGTTATGGGTGGAGCATGGCTTTGTACTCACATATGGGAACATTATCTGTTTATCAGGGATTTGGATTTTTTGGAAGAATATTATGACATACTGAAAGAAGCAGTAGTATTTTTTGAAGATTTCCTGGTACAGCATGGTGATTATCTGGTAACCTGCCCATCCGTATCACCTGAAAATACTTATATCTTACCGGATGGAACCAAGGGCTGTGTATGTGCGGGGGCGGCAATGGACAGTCAAATTCTGCATGATTTATTTACAATATATTGTAATGCTGCTAACGTCTTAGATGTAGATCACGACTATGTTGATGTGGTGGAGAAGATGAAACAGAAACTGCCTCCAATTAAGGTTGGTAAGCATGGACAAATCATGGAATGGCTAGAAGATTATGATGAGGAGGAGCCGGGACATAGACACATATCTCATCTCTATGCATTATATCCTTCTTCTCAGATTACGATGGATGGCAATAAGGCACTTTCAGAAGCGGCAAAGAAGACGCTGGAAAGACGCTTGGCGCATGGTGGCGGTCATACCGGTTGGAGTCTGGCCTGGATTATTAATCTGTATGCCAGGCTGTGGGATAGCGAAAATGCAAAAAAAAGTCTGATTCGTTTATTGAGTCAGTCCACATTGCCAAATATGCTGGATAACCACCCTCCGTTCCAAATAGACGGTAATTTTGGTGGAACAGCCGCTATTGCAGAAATGCTGGTACAGAGTAATAATGGACGTGTGATATTAGCGCCCGCTTTACCGAAATCATGGATATCGGGTAAGGTAAGTGGCTTGTGCCTTCGTAATGGAGCGGAAATTTCGTTGCAATGGATGAATGGTAATCTCACCTCCGCTACCATAACGGCAAGACATGATTATAACTCGAAGATATATTATGGGGATAAGGTATGGGAGGTATCTTTAAAGAAGGGAGAAACTATTGTACTTATTCCGTAA
- a CDS encoding HD-GYP domain-containing protein, giving the protein MFHLKDVYNQAITISHSIVENIRFGRQLYLEPIDMCSIQICKHVEDDENLLEFLHSVQDKYPYLYSHPVNVALISFLIGKWLNLDEKRLENLVRAGFLYDIGKAKIRDSLLNKAEELTLEEMEIIKSHSVLGYRILKGIDTLDPEVLQTVVFHHERIDGSGYPLGLKGDKINLFSRIIAVADTFDAIISTRTYSTKEIPLKAAEEIQANSSNQLDSSICHIFVNKLINYYTGREVRLSNEQVGSIVSINPDRISKPVVCCQNTHYDLSDEIVDLEIVEVL; this is encoded by the coding sequence ATGTTTCATTTAAAAGATGTGTATAATCAGGCTATAACAATATCTCACAGTATCGTGGAAAATATTAGGTTTGGCAGACAATTATATTTGGAACCCATTGATATGTGTTCCATTCAAATTTGCAAACACGTAGAGGATGATGAGAATTTATTAGAATTTCTTCATAGTGTGCAGGATAAATACCCTTATTTATATTCACATCCGGTTAATGTTGCATTGATATCATTTCTGATAGGAAAGTGGTTGAACCTGGATGAGAAAAGATTGGAGAATCTGGTGCGCGCAGGTTTTTTGTATGATATCGGGAAAGCTAAGATAAGGGATAGTCTTTTAAATAAAGCAGAAGAATTAACATTAGAAGAAATGGAGATAATAAAATCTCATTCCGTCTTAGGATATAGAATTTTAAAAGGGATTGATACTCTAGACCCTGAAGTGCTACAAACGGTGGTATTCCATCATGAAAGAATTGATGGAAGTGGATATCCCTTAGGACTTAAGGGAGATAAAATCAACCTGTTCAGCAGAATTATAGCGGTTGCTGATACATTTGATGCAATCATTTCCACACGAACATACAGTACTAAGGAAATACCATTGAAAGCGGCGGAAGAAATACAAGCAAATAGCTCAAACCAATTGGATTCATCTATTTGCCACATATTCGTAAATAAGCTAATTAATTATTATACTGGCAGGGAGGTAAGGCTAAGTAATGAACAAGTTGGCAGTATCGTTTCTATTAACCCAGATAGAATATCAAAACCAGTAGTATGCTGTCAAAATACACATTATGATCTATCCGATGAAATAGTAGACCTTGAGATAGTTGAAGTTCTTTGA